In the genome of Electrophorus electricus isolate fEleEle1 chromosome 26, fEleEle1.pri, whole genome shotgun sequence, one region contains:
- the adgrl2a gene encoding adhesion G protein-coupled receptor L2 isoform X14 — protein MARTVWSLSTLCCLIFALAVMQSTEGFSRAALPFGLVRRELSCEGYPIDLRCPGSDVIMIESANYGRTDDKICDADPFQMENINCYLSDAYKIMSQRCNNRTQCIVITGSDVFPDPCPGTYKYLEVQYECVPYKVEQKVFVCPGTLKAVGDPSFLFEAEQQAGAWCKDPLQAGDKVYFMPWTPYRTDMLIEYSSLDDFQNSRQTTTYKLPHRVDGTGFVVYDGAVFFNKERTRNIVKFDLRTRIKSGEAIINNANYHDTSPYKWGGKTDIDLAVDENGLWVIYATEQNNGMMVLSQLNPYTLRFEATWETTYDKRSASNAFMICGVLYVVRSTYEDNESETSKGLVDYMYNTKQSRGQYVDIHFPNQYQYIAAVEYNPRDNQLYVWNNFYILRYNLAFGPPDPAHAPPILEATSAPVPPRTTTTTTTTTTTTPQKGLVTTLTMTGTRAANKPLKPPAPPPRTTSPPPLDSFPPPARFCESVEHRDILWPQTQRGMVVERPCPKGTRGTASYLCVLSTGAWHPKGPDLSNCTSHWVNQVAQKIRSGENAANLANELAKHTKGPIFPGDISSTMRLMEQLVDILDAQLQELRPSEKDSAGRSTGKLQKRERTCRAYMKAIVDTVDNLLRPEALKAWRSMNSTEQMHTATMLLDTLEEGAFVLADNLMPPAIVKMPASNIILYVYVLSTDDQVQDLKFPQSSKGGISIQLSANTVKLNSRNGIAKLVFALYRNLGQFLSTENATIKLGSEASSHNYSVAVNSDIIAASINKESSRVFITEPVIFTLEHIDMQHYFNSNCSFWNYSERSMMGYWSTQGCKLIDSNKTHTTCSCNHLTNFAILMAHQEESSLDSVHKLLLSVITRVGIVVSLICLAMCVFTFCFFRGLQSDRNTIHKNLCINLFIAELIFLIGVDMTEPRIGCSIIAGILHYFFLASFAWMCLEGVQLYLMLVEVFESEYSRKKYYYVSGYLLPAIVVGVSAAVDFRSYGTKKACWLRVDNHFIWSFIGPVTFIIMLNLIFLVITMYRMVKHSTSLKPDSSRLENIKSWVLGAFALLCLLVLTWCFGLFFISESSLVLAYLFTIFNTCQGIFIFIFHCLFQKKVRREYSKCFRHTYCCGGLPTESSHSSTKTAAARTSARYSSGTQSRIRRMWNDTVRKQSESSFISGDINSTSTLNQARAQMYDDEKMMFNSS, from the exons GTGCAATAATCGAACCCAGTGTATTGTCATTACGGGATCGGATGTCTTCCCTGACCCTTGTCCAGGAACGTACAAATACCTTGAGGTCCAGTATGAGTGTGTCCCCTATA AAGTGGAGCAAAAAG tttttgtttgtcctgGAACTCTGAAAGCTGTTGGAGATCCTTCCTTTCTGTTTGAAGCGGAGCAGCAAGCTGGGGCCTGGTGCAAGGACCCCCTTCAGGCGGGCGACAAGGTGTATTTCATGCCCTGGACGCCATACCGAACTGACATGCTCATCGAGTACTCTTCCCTCGACGACTTCCAGAACTCTCGACAAACCACGACGTACAAACTTCCGCACCGGGTGGATGGGACAGGATTTGTGGTCTATGACGGGGCTGTGTTTTTCAACAAGGAGAGAACGCGCAACATAGTGAAGTTTGACCTGCGCACCCGCATCAAGAGCGGCGAGGCCATCATCAACAACGCCAACTACCACGACACGTCGCCGTACAAGTGGGGTGGCAAGACTGACATTGACCTGGCAGTGGACGAGAACGGCCTGTGGGTGATCTACGCCACCGAGCAGAACAACGGCATGATGGTCCTTAGCCAGCTGAACCCTTACACGCTGCGCTTCGAGGCCACGTGGGAGACGACCTACGACAAGCGCTCTGCCTCTAATGCCTTCATGATCTGTGGCGTGCTGTACGTGGTGCGCTCCACGTATGAGGACAACGAGAGCGAGACAAGTAAGGGCCTCGTCGACTACATGTACAACACCAAACAGAGCCGCGGCCAGTACGTGGATATTCACTTCCCCAACCAATACCAGTACATCGCGGCTGTGGAGTACAACCCCCGAGACAACCAGCTTTATGTGTGGAATAACTTTTACATCCTGCGCTACAACCTGGCCTTCGGACCGCCCGACCCGGCTCACG CCCCACCCATCTTGGAAGCCACCTCAGCACCGGTGCCGCCTCGAACGACCACCACGACTACAACCACCACGACCACAACCCCGCAAAAAGGCCTGGTGACGACCCTAACCATGACAGGGACCAGGGCTGCTAACAAGCCCCTGAAGCCCCCTGCACCCCCTCCACGGACCACCTCCCCGCCACCCCTCGACTCCTTCCCTCCCCCGGCGCGCTTCTGTGAGAGCGTGGAGCACAGGGACATCCTCTGGCCTCAGACGCAGAGGGGCATGGTGGTGGAACGGCCATGCCCCAAAGGGACCAGGG GCACTGCCTCCTACCTGTGTGTGCTCTCCACCGGGGCCTGGCACCCGAAAGGTCCTGATCTAAGCAACTGCACATCCCACTGGGTCAATCAAGTGGCTCAGAAG ATTCGGAGCGGGGAGAACGCGGCCAACCTGGCCAACGAGCTGGCCAAGCACACCAAAGGGCCCATCTTCCCTGGCGATATCAGTTCCACCATGAGGCTCATGGAACAGCTGGTGGACATCCTGGACGCTCAGCTGCAGGAGCTGAGGCCCAGCGAGAAGGACTCTGCCGGACGGAGCACAGGCAAG CTTCAAAAGCGAGAACGGACGTGCAGGGCGTATATGAAG GCTATCGTGGACACCGTCGACAACCTCCTCCGCCCGGAGGCCCTGAAAGCCTGGCGAAGTATGAACAGCACGGAGCAGATGCACACTGCCACCATGCTACTGGACACGCTGGAGGAAGGAGCCTTCGTCCTTGCTGACAATCTTATGCCACCAGCTATTGTGAAAATGCCAGCTAGCAATATAA TCCTTTATGTTTACGTGCTGAGCACAGATGACCAGGTGCAGGATTTAAAATTTCCACAGAGCAGCAAGGGTGGTATCTCTATCCAGCTGTCCGCCAATACTGTTAAGCTGAACAGTCGGAACG GAATTGCCAAGTTGGTCTTTGCTCTGTACCGAAACCTGGGCCAGTTCCTCAGCACAGAGAACGCCACCATTAAGCTGGGTAGTGAGGCAAGCAGCCACAACTACTCAGTGGCAGTCAATTCCGACATCATCGCTGCCTCGATCAACAAGGAGTCCAGTCGTGTGTTTATAACGGAGCCGGTGATTTTTACCCTGGAGCACATTGAC ATGCAACACTACTTCAACTCAAACTGCTCCTTTTGGAATTACTCCGAGAGGAGCATGATGGGATACTGGTCCACACAGGGCTGCAAGCTCATCGATTCCAACAAAACTCACACAACCTGCTCCTGCAACCACCTCACAAACTTCGCCATCCTCATGGCTCATCAAGAAGAATCG AGCCTGGACAGCGTGCACAAGTTGCTTCTCTCAGTCATCACGAGGGTGGGCATTGTGGTGTCCCTCATCTGCCTGGCCATGTGCGTCTTCACCTTCTGCTTCTTCCGCGGCCTGCAGAGCGACAGGAACACCATCCACAAGAACCTCTGCATCAACCTCTTCATTGCTGAGCTCATCTTCCTAATTGGCGTCGATATGACAGAGCCCAGG atTGGCTGTTCAATCATCGCTGGGATCCTGCATTACTTCTTCCTGGCCTCTTTTGCGTGGATGTGCTTGGAGGGGGTCCAGCTATACCTGATGCTGGTGGAGGTCTTTGAGAGCGAATACTCACGGAAGAAGTATTACTATGTCTCGGGCTACCTCCTTCCAGCCATCGTTGTGGGCGTCTCAGCGGCCGTGGACTTTAGGAGCTACGGCACGAAGAAGGC ATGCTGGCTGAGGGTTGACAACCACTTCATTTGGAGTTTCATTGGACCCGTCACATTCATCATCATG CTTAATCTCATCTTCCTGGTCATCACAATGTACAGGATGGTGAAGCACTCAACCTCATTGAAACCTGACTCCAGCAGGTTGGAAAACATAAA GTCCTGGGTCCTAGGGGCCTTCGCTCTGCTGTGTCTACTGGTTCTGACCTGGTGTTTCGGCCTGTTCTTCATCAGCGAGTCCTCGTTGGTGCTGGCCTATCTCTTCACCATCTTCAACACCTGCCAGggcatcttcatcttcatcttccacTGTCTGTTCCAGAAAAAA GTTCGCCGTGAGTACAGCAAATGTTTCCGCCACACATACTGCTGCGGTGGCCTGCCAACAGAAAGCTCTCACAGCTCTACGAAGACGGCCGCGGCAAGGACGAGCGCACGCTACTCCTCCGGCACCCAG AGTCGAATCAGGAGGATGTGGAATGACACTGTACGAAAGCAATCTGAATCCTCCTTTATCTCAGGGGACATCAACAGCACATCAACCCTCAACCAAG ccAGGGCACAAATGTATGATGATGAGAAGATGATGTTCAACTCTAGCTGA
- the adgrl2a gene encoding adhesion G protein-coupled receptor L2 isoform X11 has translation MARTVWSLSTLCCLIFALAVMQSTEGFSRAALPFGLVRRELSCEGYPIDLRCPGSDVIMIESANYGRTDDKICDADPFQMENINCYLSDAYKIMSQRCNNRTQCIVITGSDVFPDPCPGTYKYLEVQYECVPYKVEQKVFVCPGTLKAVGDPSFLFEAEQQAGAWCKDPLQAGDKVYFMPWTPYRTDMLIEYSSLDDFQNSRQTTTYKLPHRVDGTGFVVYDGAVFFNKERTRNIVKFDLRTRIKSGEAIINNANYHDTSPYKWGGKTDIDLAVDENGLWVIYATEQNNGMMVLSQLNPYTLRFEATWETTYDKRSASNAFMICGVLYVVRSTYEDNESETSKGLVDYMYNTKQSRGQYVDIHFPNQYQYIAAVEYNPRDNQLYVWNNFYILRYNLAFGPPDPAHAPPILEATSAPVPPRTTTTTTTTTTTTPQKGLVTTLTMTGTRAANKPLKPPAPPPRTTSPPPLDSFPPPARFCESVEHRDILWPQTQRGMVVERPCPKGTRGTASYLCVLSTGAWHPKGPDLSNCTSHWVNQVAQKIRSGENAANLANELAKHTKGPIFPGDISSTMRLMEQLVDILDAQLQELRPSEKDSAGRSTGKLQKRERTCRAYMKAIVDTVDNLLRPEALKAWRSMNSTEQMHTATMLLDTLEEGAFVLADNLMPPAIVKMPASNIILYVYVLSTDDQVQDLKFPQSSKGGISIQLSANTVKLNSRNGIAKLVFALYRNLGQFLSTENATIKLGSEASSHNYSVAVNSDIIAASINKESSRVFITEPVIFTLEHIDMQHYFNSNCSFWNYSERSMMGYWSTQGCKLIDSNKTHTTCSCNHLTNFAILMAHQEESSLDSVHKLLLSVITRVGIVVSLICLAMCVFTFCFFRGLQSDRNTIHKNLCINLFIAELIFLIGVDMTEPRIGCSIIAGILHYFFLASFAWMCLEGVQLYLMLVEVFESEYSRKKYYYVSGYLLPAIVVGVSAAVDFRSYGTKKACWLRVDNHFIWSFIGPVTFIIMLNLIFLVITMYRMVKHSTSLKPDSSRLENIKSWVLGAFALLCLLVLTWCFGLFFISESSLVLAYLFTIFNTCQGIFIFIFHCLFQKKVRREYSKCFRHTYCCGGLPTESSHSSTKTAAARTSARYSSGTQSRIRRMWNDTVRKQSESSFISGDINSTSTLNQGMTANYLLTNPLLRPQGTNNPYNSLLAETVVCNSPTAPVFNSPVTYRETSMGVKLNFAYQMTLNEQCQGYKCNGYSTAKW, from the exons GTGCAATAATCGAACCCAGTGTATTGTCATTACGGGATCGGATGTCTTCCCTGACCCTTGTCCAGGAACGTACAAATACCTTGAGGTCCAGTATGAGTGTGTCCCCTATA AAGTGGAGCAAAAAG tttttgtttgtcctgGAACTCTGAAAGCTGTTGGAGATCCTTCCTTTCTGTTTGAAGCGGAGCAGCAAGCTGGGGCCTGGTGCAAGGACCCCCTTCAGGCGGGCGACAAGGTGTATTTCATGCCCTGGACGCCATACCGAACTGACATGCTCATCGAGTACTCTTCCCTCGACGACTTCCAGAACTCTCGACAAACCACGACGTACAAACTTCCGCACCGGGTGGATGGGACAGGATTTGTGGTCTATGACGGGGCTGTGTTTTTCAACAAGGAGAGAACGCGCAACATAGTGAAGTTTGACCTGCGCACCCGCATCAAGAGCGGCGAGGCCATCATCAACAACGCCAACTACCACGACACGTCGCCGTACAAGTGGGGTGGCAAGACTGACATTGACCTGGCAGTGGACGAGAACGGCCTGTGGGTGATCTACGCCACCGAGCAGAACAACGGCATGATGGTCCTTAGCCAGCTGAACCCTTACACGCTGCGCTTCGAGGCCACGTGGGAGACGACCTACGACAAGCGCTCTGCCTCTAATGCCTTCATGATCTGTGGCGTGCTGTACGTGGTGCGCTCCACGTATGAGGACAACGAGAGCGAGACAAGTAAGGGCCTCGTCGACTACATGTACAACACCAAACAGAGCCGCGGCCAGTACGTGGATATTCACTTCCCCAACCAATACCAGTACATCGCGGCTGTGGAGTACAACCCCCGAGACAACCAGCTTTATGTGTGGAATAACTTTTACATCCTGCGCTACAACCTGGCCTTCGGACCGCCCGACCCGGCTCACG CCCCACCCATCTTGGAAGCCACCTCAGCACCGGTGCCGCCTCGAACGACCACCACGACTACAACCACCACGACCACAACCCCGCAAAAAGGCCTGGTGACGACCCTAACCATGACAGGGACCAGGGCTGCTAACAAGCCCCTGAAGCCCCCTGCACCCCCTCCACGGACCACCTCCCCGCCACCCCTCGACTCCTTCCCTCCCCCGGCGCGCTTCTGTGAGAGCGTGGAGCACAGGGACATCCTCTGGCCTCAGACGCAGAGGGGCATGGTGGTGGAACGGCCATGCCCCAAAGGGACCAGGG GCACTGCCTCCTACCTGTGTGTGCTCTCCACCGGGGCCTGGCACCCGAAAGGTCCTGATCTAAGCAACTGCACATCCCACTGGGTCAATCAAGTGGCTCAGAAG ATTCGGAGCGGGGAGAACGCGGCCAACCTGGCCAACGAGCTGGCCAAGCACACCAAAGGGCCCATCTTCCCTGGCGATATCAGTTCCACCATGAGGCTCATGGAACAGCTGGTGGACATCCTGGACGCTCAGCTGCAGGAGCTGAGGCCCAGCGAGAAGGACTCTGCCGGACGGAGCACAGGCAAG CTTCAAAAGCGAGAACGGACGTGCAGGGCGTATATGAAG GCTATCGTGGACACCGTCGACAACCTCCTCCGCCCGGAGGCCCTGAAAGCCTGGCGAAGTATGAACAGCACGGAGCAGATGCACACTGCCACCATGCTACTGGACACGCTGGAGGAAGGAGCCTTCGTCCTTGCTGACAATCTTATGCCACCAGCTATTGTGAAAATGCCAGCTAGCAATATAA TCCTTTATGTTTACGTGCTGAGCACAGATGACCAGGTGCAGGATTTAAAATTTCCACAGAGCAGCAAGGGTGGTATCTCTATCCAGCTGTCCGCCAATACTGTTAAGCTGAACAGTCGGAACG GAATTGCCAAGTTGGTCTTTGCTCTGTACCGAAACCTGGGCCAGTTCCTCAGCACAGAGAACGCCACCATTAAGCTGGGTAGTGAGGCAAGCAGCCACAACTACTCAGTGGCAGTCAATTCCGACATCATCGCTGCCTCGATCAACAAGGAGTCCAGTCGTGTGTTTATAACGGAGCCGGTGATTTTTACCCTGGAGCACATTGAC ATGCAACACTACTTCAACTCAAACTGCTCCTTTTGGAATTACTCCGAGAGGAGCATGATGGGATACTGGTCCACACAGGGCTGCAAGCTCATCGATTCCAACAAAACTCACACAACCTGCTCCTGCAACCACCTCACAAACTTCGCCATCCTCATGGCTCATCAAGAAGAATCG AGCCTGGACAGCGTGCACAAGTTGCTTCTCTCAGTCATCACGAGGGTGGGCATTGTGGTGTCCCTCATCTGCCTGGCCATGTGCGTCTTCACCTTCTGCTTCTTCCGCGGCCTGCAGAGCGACAGGAACACCATCCACAAGAACCTCTGCATCAACCTCTTCATTGCTGAGCTCATCTTCCTAATTGGCGTCGATATGACAGAGCCCAGG atTGGCTGTTCAATCATCGCTGGGATCCTGCATTACTTCTTCCTGGCCTCTTTTGCGTGGATGTGCTTGGAGGGGGTCCAGCTATACCTGATGCTGGTGGAGGTCTTTGAGAGCGAATACTCACGGAAGAAGTATTACTATGTCTCGGGCTACCTCCTTCCAGCCATCGTTGTGGGCGTCTCAGCGGCCGTGGACTTTAGGAGCTACGGCACGAAGAAGGC ATGCTGGCTGAGGGTTGACAACCACTTCATTTGGAGTTTCATTGGACCCGTCACATTCATCATCATG CTTAATCTCATCTTCCTGGTCATCACAATGTACAGGATGGTGAAGCACTCAACCTCATTGAAACCTGACTCCAGCAGGTTGGAAAACATAAA GTCCTGGGTCCTAGGGGCCTTCGCTCTGCTGTGTCTACTGGTTCTGACCTGGTGTTTCGGCCTGTTCTTCATCAGCGAGTCCTCGTTGGTGCTGGCCTATCTCTTCACCATCTTCAACACCTGCCAGggcatcttcatcttcatcttccacTGTCTGTTCCAGAAAAAA GTTCGCCGTGAGTACAGCAAATGTTTCCGCCACACATACTGCTGCGGTGGCCTGCCAACAGAAAGCTCTCACAGCTCTACGAAGACGGCCGCGGCAAGGACGAGCGCACGCTACTCCTCCGGCACCCAG AGTCGAATCAGGAGGATGTGGAATGACACTGTACGAAAGCAATCTGAATCCTCCTTTATCTCAGGGGACATCAACAGCACATCAACCCTCAACCAAG GAATGACGGCCAATTACCTACTAACAAACCCTCTTCTACGACCCCAAGGCACTAACAACCCTTACAATTCGTTATTGGCCGAAACGGTTGTATGTAACAGTCCTACGGCTCCCGTCTTTAACTCTCCAG TGACCTACAGAGAGACAAGTATGGGAGTAAAACTTAACTTTGCCTatcaaat